The nucleotide sequence TACATCGCTAACCACCAAAATAGTTATGACATCATTACCATTTGTAAAGCCGCCATGCCAGGTGTGGTGACCATTGGCAAAAAGAGTTTAAAGTGGATACCTATATTCGGTCAGATTTATTGGCTATCAGGCAATATTATGATCGACAGAAAAAACTCCGGTAGAGCAAGAAACACATTAGATATTGCTGCAAATCGGATCGCCAAAAAAAGCACGTCAGTATGGCTCTTTCCTGAAGGGACTCGTAGTTATGGACGGGGGATACTTCCTTTTAAACAAGGCGCATTTCGTTTAGCCAAAAGCACAAACGAACCGGTAGTGATGGTGACGGCCAGTAATCTGCACAATAAGATTAAATGGAACCGTTGGAATAATGGTATTGTGCTTATCGATATTTCAGCCCCTCAAGCATTGACCGACGAAAAAACCGTTAAAGAATGGATGCATTACTTTAATGGCGAAATGAAACAAAAGTTTGAAGCGCTTAATACTCGGGTCGATGAATTGGAAAAAAGCGAGTAAACTTGCGGAAAAATACGAGGCCTAAGTAATATGAACCAGTTTGACGAAAAAGAAGAATGGTACGCGTTCAATCAAGAAACCATTGATGCGCTACTTGAAGATGGTAGCCAAAAAGATGCGACCTATACCATCGAACATCACCTTGCTAGCAACGACTTCGATAAGCTTGAGAAAGCAGCCGTTGACTGCTTTAAAGCAGGCTTTGAAGTGACGGATGCTGAAGAGCTTATGCTGGATGACGGCGGCACTATTTTCTGTTTTGATGCCGTTGTAGAACGCGAACTTGAACGCGAAACACTAGATTCAGATTCTGATGCATTATTGAAGATTGCCGACAAGCACGACGTGCAATACGACGGCTGGGGCACTTACTTTATGCCACGAGGCGACGAGTCTTACGAAGGTGAGGGTGAGTTCTTAGACGATTAATTCTGTGGTTAGTTAAGGCTTGCTTCAGCTTTTATTCATGTATTTCTGCACACAATGGCCCTGTCATTGTTCATCAGGAAAGGATAAAAGCGATGAAAGCTCTAACACACACTTATAAAATGATAGCGGCGCTACTGATTGTTTGTGGCGCTTCCCTACCCATTGCTCATGCATCGCAAGATAATTCAGCGTCGACCGTCAAAGTATCTGTGTCTGAATTTCAGTTTGACACCCCTTATGTAGAGCAAGCCGCCTCTACCAGCGCAGATGCATCGAAACAAAGTGAAAAACACAAACAACGAACGGCGTTAGTCAGCACCAATAACCAATCATATTCGCCATCTTCTTATGTGTATACCAGTGAGTTTTGGATTTACGACAGCTGGGTGACCTTCGACCGCGATATCGATTACGATGGCTACTACTCAGGCTTTACCGTGGAGTTTGATGCCGACACCTACTTTTCAAGTGCCAGAGTGTATGCTGTGCTCTATTTAGGAAGAGATGGGCTTTATGATGCCATACACGTGAGTTCGGAATTCAATATATACGGCGAAGATGCTTCAGACAGCTTTGTGATAGAAAGCACCCTATTAAGTGGCTTTCCTCCCTCAGAATACGATGTACTCGTGGAAATCTATGATGCACACAGTGATGAATTACTCGCCTATAGCGATAGCTACGACGATGCAGACTTAGCTTACTTAAGCTTAGAAAGTGATAATCACGAATATATTTACGAAGATACTGTGGTCATTGTGGAAGAACACGGCGGTAGCACTGGTGTATTCAGCATTCTGGCCTTACTGCTTGCCACGCTTTACCTGAAAAGTAAAAAGTCTCGCACACTAAACTGAACCGGTAAAAATAAACTGTCCAAAAGCTGAACAATCATTGTTCAGCTTTTTGCATTTCTTCCACTATACTAAAGTAGCAACAGCACGCGTTTAACATCACCATACAAGCCGTACCTTATAAGAAACGCCGAGAAGTTAAATGCATATACACCTCCTAGTAAAAGAATAAAGAAGATTTCCTCGGTTAGGTAATCTTGTCATCAGGCTATGATATAGGTGTGCTTTTATGATGAGCTTAAAAAACGTTAACCTACTGCACTTACTCGATAACGCCCAAATTGGCGTGGTTATTCATACGTGGGATACCCAAGTTGTGTATGCCAACCCAGCGGCACTTTCTTTGCTTAATGTGACCCTAGAGCACATCAAAAAGTCTTCAGGATTAGATGAGCAATGGGAATTCATCGATAGGCAGAATCGACGGCTACACAAAGATGAATTCCCTGTAAATAAGGTGATTCGTTTGAATGCCGCTATCAACGAAGAAATCGTGGGGATCGTTTGCAGGCAAACTGGGCAGGTACGTTGGGCAAAAGTGAGTGCCTACCCCGAAACCTACTCAGATACAGAGCTTGGATTTGTGGTGGTTTACTTCACTGAAGTCACCGAACAACTCACCCATTTTTCTTTTGAAGATATCGTGAAAAATGCTCAGGACATGATCATTGTTACAGAAGCGCAAAATGTCACTGGGCCTTTATCGCCGAAGATTATCTATGTTAACGATGCAATATGCCGGGTAAGTGGCTATACACAAGACGAGCTTATTGGTGAAACGCCACGTATTTTTCAGGGCGCCCTTACAGATTCAACTGCAACGTTACGAATTCGAGAAGCGCTGCTGGCAAAAGAATCGGTGACTGAAACCTTACTTAACTATTCAAAAAACGGCACGCCATACTGGGTGGAAATGAACATTTTCCCATTGAAAAACCAACTCGGTGAGGTCACGCATTTTGCGTCGGTTGAGCGGGACGTTAGCACGACTAAATTTCATTCAGAGCAGCTTAATAGCCGCAACCAAGAATTGAAGTTGATAAAGCAAAACTTAGAAACACTCGTGACTGAGCAGACCCGAGAGTTGCGCAATGCTAACGTTAAGCTAGAAAAACTGGCCTATTTCGATGCCCTTACTGACATCCCCAATAGAAGAGCCTTTAACGACGCCTTAGACAAAGCCATTCATTTTGCCCATCGACAGGAATTTGGATTATTGGTAGGTATTGCCGACATAGACCACTTCAAACAGCTTAACGACACCTACGGTCACGGATTTGGTGATGACGTGTTAGTTATATTCGCTAACCTCCTAAAAACTTTTTTCAGACAAGAGGACGGTATCGGTCGACTGGGGGGCGAAGAATTTGGTTTCTGTATGGTGGTACCCAAGGAGCACGATGTAAACTGCGTAGTAGAGCGATTACGAGAAAAAGTAGAAGCGTTACCTTTACGTTATGCTGAGCTCAAAGAAAAGCAATTTACTGTCAGTGTGGGCGCTTACTGCGCGAAAATGTTACAGAACATGACAGCCCGTGAGCTACTGGATATGGCTGACAACGCGTTGTATACCGCAAAGCGTGGAGGCAGAAACCGGGTAGAAGTCATTACTCAAGTTCCCAGCAATACGAAGGCTTGCTGATAAAAATTACGCCCAATAACAAAGCATTAACAAAATAAGTTGGTAAGATAAGAAAAGGGTGCCAAAATTAGTCATAGAGTATCAATGCAGGATAATGTCTATGACAGGGAAATCACCGCATTCCATTTCCCCTACGCAAAATCGAAGAAGTTTTTTAAAGGGCTCGGCTGCATTTGGGGTAACCGCTGGCGTGACGCCATTTGCTATTGGTAAGCCACCCCCTACCATCAGAGTGCTAGGCACTCACGTTACCTTACAAGAAGAGATTCGCCAACAGGCCATGGCCGATTTAGGCATCAATATCGCGTTTCAACCGGGAGGTAGTGCCGCCGTATTGCAAAAAGCGTCAATGGCCCCCCATTCCTTTGATTTATATGAGCAGTGGTCGAACAGCATTAATGTACTATGGCGTTCGAAAGCCATCCAGCCGATTGAGAAAAAGAAGCTAACCTATTGGGAGGAAATAAACTCGCTAACGAAAACCGGAAAAATAACCCCCAACGCCCAAATGGGTGCCGGTGACGCGCCGCATAAAATTTTACACATCCAAGAGGATGGCAAACTGGGTGTGAACCATACCGACCACATTAGCTTTCTTCCCTATGTGCACAATGTGGATTCGTTTGGTTACAACCTTAACACTCTGCCAGAGGGCCTCAAAAGTCAGCCTGAAAGCTGGGGCTGGTTGTTAGATAGCCGAAACTCAGGAAAAGTCGCCATTGTGAATGACCCTACCATAGGGTTATTTGATTTAGCCCTAGCCGCTGAAGCAAAAGGCTACGTAACCTTCAATGATATTGGCGCCATGACCAAAATTGAATTAGACGACTTATTTACTGTGCTTATCGAGCTGTCTCAGTTAAATCACTTCAGCGGCTTTTGGACATCAGTGCCTGAATCTGTGCAGTTTATGCAGAGCAAGCGCGTTAATATTGAGAGCATGTTTTCCCCTGCGGTATCCGCCCTCAATAGCCAAAACCTTCCCGTGCGCTTTGCTGCCCCAAAAGAAGGTTATCGAGGCTGGCACGGAGTAATGTGTTTATCTTCAGCGGTGAATGGGCGAAACAAAGATGCAGCATACGACTATATGAACTGGTGGCTATCAGGTTGGCCTGGCGCATTTATCGCCCGGCAGGGCTATTATATTTCTAACCCGCAACGTTCTGCCGCTCACTTAAGCCAAGCCGAATGGGATTATTGGTATAAAGGGTTACCCGCCCAAGAGCCCCTGGCAGGAACTGATGGCCGAATTAGTGTACAAAAAGGGAGCCAACGTACAGGGGGAAGCTACGAAGATAGATTTAGTCATGTTGCAGTGTGGAATACGGTTATGCCAACCTATGAGTACAGTCTGCAAAAATGGTATGAATTCATTACCTCATAGATGCTACAGACAGCATCTGAAGATAATTAAAAATAATAGGCGTATAGCTACATATGCTCGCATCAATAAGAACACAGTTAGTGCTCGTTTTAATTGCATTGGTCACCCTACTGCTGCTGCAGAGCTATATTGCCAGGGAAAATCAAGCTGCTTTAATTAAAGGAATGACGGCAACCAGTACCGCCGTTGTGGATGTTGGCTTAGTCAAAGAATTGGAAAGAGACGTACTGGACTTACAGCGCAATGTGCTCATCTTTAAAGAAAATGCCAGCCAGTCTGCGGTGACCCGTTTTGAACGGCTCATGACCACCATTAATGAAAAATTAGACACACTATCTCAATCTCAAGTGTCACTGAATGCAGAAAACAATAACTTTGTACTCACACGTATGCGTGAACACCTTAGTGCGTATCAAGAAAACTTTAAGCAAGTGGTTGACGCACGTCGTCAACGTGACGATTTACTGGTGGATGGCACCCTCGCTGATATTGTGGTGATAGAAAGGGTCCTGGAAGAAGCCGAGTCGTCGGCGGCTTTTCCTACTCAACTTATTGAAGCCATTAAACGTCAGATTGGCGTAGCAGAAAACGCTGCCCTGCAATATATGATAAAGCCCGATATGCTGTTAATGACTCAGTTTAACAGTGCGATTGCAGCGGTGAGAGCGATGGCTATCCCCCAGGGTGACACTGAAAGCAAACTTATCTATCGGCTAGAAAAAGCCGAAGAGGACTTTTTTACGCTAACGCAAATTACCCAAGGAAATTTGTTTTTAGTTAACGTCGTGATGGCGGGCTCTGCCAACGAATTTTTATATCTTAGCGGTGAGTTAGCCAACCAGGTAACATCCCATACGAACTCGATTGCGCAAGAGACGTTTTCGGTGGCTGAAACCACGCAACGAAATGGGGAGTTATTTTCGCTTATTGCCGTTCTACTTGCCCTAGCAGGGGCAGTATTTACTGTACACAGGATACTTGGCCCTATTCGTTCTATCACCCAAGTGTTTAATAGGCTTTCTGAGGGCGATAAGGTTTCCAGCATTCCTGGCATCACCCGTAAAGATGAAATTGGTAATCTCGCGAAGGCTGCCAGCGTATTTAGTGGTAAAAACAAGCAAACTAAACGCTTGCTTGAAGAGGCGCAAGAACTCAATACCCGCTTGGAAACGTTAAACAAAGCACTGATTGAATCCAAGCAAAAAGCAGAACAAGCGACGGCATCAAAAAGCATGTTTTTGGCCAATATGAGTCATGAGATTCGCACGCCAATGAATGGCATAATAGGGTTGATTGAATTGGCACAACAGCACCAGATATCTGAAAAAGTGCGCGGATACTTAGATAAAGCGGCCTACTCCAGCCAAATACTAATGAGTGTGATCAACGATATTCTCGACTTCTCAAAAATTGAAGCCGGTAAGCTAAAAATTGAAGAAGTGAACTTTTCTCTCCACTCGCTATTCGACAACCTCATTGCGGTTATTGCCCTTCGTGCCAAGGAAAAAAACCTTTCTGTGCGGCTAGACGTTGCACCAGATTTGCCCCCTCATGTCATTGGTGACCCGCTGCGTATTGCGCAAATTCTTATGAATATCGGAAATAACGCGGTGAAGTTCACCGAGCAAGGAAGTATTACCATTAAATTTGACGGTAAGGTCGATAGCGCTAACGAGAAACTTAATTTAATTATGGAAATTCAAGACTCTGGTATCGGCATGACAAACGCACAACTAGGGCGAATTTTTAACCCGTTTACTCAAGCCGATGGGTCAACGAACAGAAAATTCGGTGGCACAGGCTTGGGGCTAGCCATTGTGAAACAACTCACCGATTTAATGGGGGGCAAACTGTCTGCCGCTTCCCAAGAAGGCAAAGGCAGTCAATTTATGGTGTCTATTCCCCTTCGCGTTTACCCTAATCAGGGGGGAATTTTAGCGGCTACCCCACAACTTCCTAAAAACAGCCTTTACCTAACCGGTGCACCATTACTTGCTGACACCTACCTTCAAACTTTGAGCCTAAGCCCAACACAAAGGCTGTCTATAGAAAAGGCAAAACAAGGTGAAGCATTAAGCCCCTATATGTTAGTGGACATTCCTAACTTTGCTGTATTTAGAGAAAACATAGGATGGCTAAAGGAGTTACAGGAAAATGGGAAACGAATTGGCCTTATTTCCGATACCATTGGCACTGCGCTACACAACAAATACAGCCATTTATGGAAAGGCCCGCTGCTAACCCACCCCTTTACCCCTCAGCAGTTTGAACAATTCATTCACTTCGTTCTCAGTGACAATAATACCCATGAACACAAACGCGCCCAAGACGACAACATCGATACCAAACTAGAAGGCCATTTACTTCTGGTAGAAGACAACAATATTAATCAAATTGTGACCGGCGAGATATTAACGGGGCTGGGCGTCACCTTTGATATTGCCGAAGATGGTAAACAGGCTGTGCAAAAGGTAGGCAACGCGCCACATTACGACGTGGTACTCATGGACGTTCAAATGCCCGTTATGGACGGTTTCGAAGCCACAAAAGCATTGCGGGAAAAAGGGTTCACTACTTTGCCCATCATAGGGCTGAGTGCGAATGCTATGAAGGAAGACAGGAAAAGTGCGATTGATATTGGCATGGACGATTACCTTACCAAACCCATCAAGCGAAAAGCGTTGATTGATATGTTAAAACGTTACCTATAAAAAAAGCTGCCAGAGGGCAGCTTTCTTTAACAATGCAGTGACTTACAACGCTTTGATAGTCTCGAACTGCTCTTTAAGCTTGGCAAGGGCTTTCTCACCCTCTTCTAGCTTACCCCGTTCTTTTTCAATAACCGCTTCTGGTGCATTACTTACGAACTTCTCATTACCCAATTTGCCACGAGTACGAGAAACATCTTTCTCGATTTTCTCCATGGCCTTAGTAATACGAGCAAGCTCTGCGTCTTTATCGATAAGCCCTGCCATTGGGATAAGAATTTCCATCTCGCCTACAAGCGCAGTGGCGCTGGCTGGTGCTTCTTCACCGTCTTTTAAGATAGTGACGGTTTCAAGCTTAGAAAGCTTATCGAGGAATGCTTTAGCCGCATCAAGACGACGGGCGTCTTCATCGCTTACGTTTTTAAGCAGCGCGTTAAGCGGTTTGTTTGGCGAGATATCCATTTCACCGCGGATATTACGAATACCCACGATAAACTTCTTCACCCACTCGATATCAGCAAGTACTTTGTCGTCTTGTTTTGCTGCATCAACCTCAGGGAATGCCTGAACCATAATGCTTGCACCTTCCTCCACCTTAAGTGCACTTAGTGGCACAACACGCTGCCAGATAGTGTCGGTGATAAATGGCATTAGCGGGTGCAACATGCGAAGCAGGCTTTCAAGTACGTTAATCAGCGTATGACGTGTACCGCGCTTTTCAGCGTCGGTGCTGGCATCGTTGCTAAGCACAGGCTTGGTCAACTCTAGATACCAGTCGCAGAATTGGTTCCAGGTAAACTCGTAAACCGTTTGCGCAGCAATATCGAAGCGATAGTCTTCAAGGGCTTTTTCAAACTCTACCAACGTTTGTTGAAACTTCGCCCAAATCCAGCGATCGGCCATGCTAAGCACCATCTCGCCGCCGTCACGACCAGTGTCGTGCTCTTCTGTGTTCATCAATACGAAACGCGATGCATTCCAAATTTTGTTACAGAAGTTGCGGTAGCCTTCAACGCGGGCCATATCAAAGTTGATATCGCGGCTGGTTGACGCCATAGCTGCAAAGGTAAAGCGAAGTGCGTCTGTACCGTAGGCCTGAATGCCGTCAGGGAACTGTTTACGGGTACGTTTAGCTATCTTTTCAGCCAGCTGAGGCTGCATCATGCCAGCGGTACGTTTAGTCACTAAAGACTCAATATCAATACCGTCAATCAAATCGATGGGGTCAAGCACGTTACCCTTCGACTTTGACATTTTATCGCCGTTCTCATCGCGGATAAGACCGGTAATATAGATATCTTTAAATGGAATTTTGCCGGTGAATTTCTTGGTCATCATGATCATTCTGGCAACCCAGAAGAAAATAATGTCAAAGCCAGTTACTAGCACTGACGACGGCACAAAGGTTTCAAGATCTGGCGTTTCTTCTGGCCAGCCCATGGTCGCGAACGGCCATAGTGCACTTGAGAACCAGGTATCAAGTACATCGTCGTCTTGTGAAAGGGTGACATCACTGCCAAGGCCGTGCTTTTCACGGACTTCTTCTTCCGTGCGACCAACAAAAACCTTACCGTTTTCGTCGTACCATGCTGGAATGCGGTGTCCCCACCACAGCTGACGTGAAATACACCAGTCTTGAATGTTGTGCATCCACTGGTAATAGGTTTTGTTCCAGTTTTCTGGTACAAAACGAATTTCGCCACTTTCTACCGCTTCAATAGCCGGCTTAGCAAGAGACTCAACCGCCACATACCACTGGTCAGTTAAGTATGGTTCGATAACCGCACCCGTTCTGTCGCCGCGTGGCACTTTAAGCTTGTGCGGCTCAATCTTAACCAACGAGCCTTGGGCGTCTAAATCAGCCACAATTTGTTTACGGGCGTCGAAACGATCTAAACCACGGTACGCTTCTGGCGCATCATCGTTAATTTTCGCATCGTCGGTAAGAATGTTGATCATAGGTAGGTTGTGACGCTTACCCATGTCGTAGTCATTGAAATCGTGAGCAGGCGTAATTTTCACGCAGCCTGTACCGAATTCTTGATCGACATAGTCATCAGCAATCACAGGAATTAAACGGCCAGTAATCGGCAGTTTGATTTCTTTGCCAATAAAGCCCTGATAACGCTCGTCATCTGGGTGTACAGCAACCGCTGTATCACCTAGCATGGTTTCAGGGCGTGTTGTCGCTACCACTAGCTCACCGCTACCGTCAGCTAACGGATAGCGCATGTGCCACATGTGGCCGTCTTCTTCTTCGTTTAATACTTCTAAGTCTGATACCGCCGTGTGAAGCACAGGGTCCCAGTTAACCAAACGCTTACCGCGATAAATAAGACCTTCTTCGTGCAGTTTCACGAAAACTTCAGTCACGGCTTTAGACAGATCTTCATCCATGGTGAACACTTCGCGAGACCAATCAGGCGACGTACCTAAACGGCGCATTTGACCGGTAATAGTACCGCCACTGTGCTCTTTCCATTCCCACACTTTTTTGATGAAGTCTTCACGACCTAAATCGTGGCGGGTCTTGCCTTCGGCGTTAAGTTGGCGCTCTACCACCATTTGGGTAGCAATACCGGCGTGGTCAGTGCCCACTTGCCATAGCGTATTATCGCCCTTCATGCGGTGATAACGGGTTAAGGCATCCATAATGGTTTGCTGGAAACCATGGCCCATGTGAAGACTACCGGTTACGTTTGGTGGCGGAAGCAAAATACAATATGGGTCGCCGCTACCTGAAGCTTTAAACAAACCCGCTTCTTCCCATGACTTATAGCATTGCTGCTCGATGGATTGCGGTTCAAAGGTTTTATCCATTACTTACTC is from Alteromonas australica and encodes:
- a CDS encoding 1-acylglycerol-3-phosphate O-acyltransferase — protein: MIALLRVPLLFLAFLLINLALLVVCICRPFHKDNVHTAGKLYSLMAKIMGIKIVITKDDKVNETEPYVYIANHQNSYDIITICKAAMPGVVTIGKKSLKWIPIFGQIYWLSGNIMIDRKNSGRARNTLDIAANRIAKKSTSVWLFPEGTRSYGRGILPFKQGAFRLAKSTNEPVVMVTASNLHNKIKWNRWNNGIVLIDISAPQALTDEKTVKEWMHYFNGEMKQKFEALNTRVDELEKSE
- the rraB gene encoding ribonuclease E inhibitor RraB, with the protein product MNQFDEKEEWYAFNQETIDALLEDGSQKDATYTIEHHLASNDFDKLEKAAVDCFKAGFEVTDAEELMLDDGGTIFCFDAVVERELERETLDSDSDALLKIADKHDVQYDGWGTYFMPRGDESYEGEGEFLDD
- a CDS encoding choice-of-anchor H family protein gives rise to the protein MKALTHTYKMIAALLIVCGASLPIAHASQDNSASTVKVSVSEFQFDTPYVEQAASTSADASKQSEKHKQRTALVSTNNQSYSPSSYVYTSEFWIYDSWVTFDRDIDYDGYYSGFTVEFDADTYFSSARVYAVLYLGRDGLYDAIHVSSEFNIYGEDASDSFVIESTLLSGFPPSEYDVLVEIYDAHSDELLAYSDSYDDADLAYLSLESDNHEYIYEDTVVIVEEHGGSTGVFSILALLLATLYLKSKKSRTLN
- a CDS encoding sensor domain-containing diguanylate cyclase, producing MMSLKNVNLLHLLDNAQIGVVIHTWDTQVVYANPAALSLLNVTLEHIKKSSGLDEQWEFIDRQNRRLHKDEFPVNKVIRLNAAINEEIVGIVCRQTGQVRWAKVSAYPETYSDTELGFVVVYFTEVTEQLTHFSFEDIVKNAQDMIIVTEAQNVTGPLSPKIIYVNDAICRVSGYTQDELIGETPRIFQGALTDSTATLRIREALLAKESVTETLLNYSKNGTPYWVEMNIFPLKNQLGEVTHFASVERDVSTTKFHSEQLNSRNQELKLIKQNLETLVTEQTRELRNANVKLEKLAYFDALTDIPNRRAFNDALDKAIHFAHRQEFGLLVGIADIDHFKQLNDTYGHGFGDDVLVIFANLLKTFFRQEDGIGRLGGEEFGFCMVVPKEHDVNCVVERLREKVEALPLRYAELKEKQFTVSVGAYCAKMLQNMTARELLDMADNALYTAKRGGRNRVEVITQVPSNTKAC
- a CDS encoding ABC transporter substrate-binding protein — its product is MTGKSPHSISPTQNRRSFLKGSAAFGVTAGVTPFAIGKPPPTIRVLGTHVTLQEEIRQQAMADLGINIAFQPGGSAAVLQKASMAPHSFDLYEQWSNSINVLWRSKAIQPIEKKKLTYWEEINSLTKTGKITPNAQMGAGDAPHKILHIQEDGKLGVNHTDHISFLPYVHNVDSFGYNLNTLPEGLKSQPESWGWLLDSRNSGKVAIVNDPTIGLFDLALAAEAKGYVTFNDIGAMTKIELDDLFTVLIELSQLNHFSGFWTSVPESVQFMQSKRVNIESMFSPAVSALNSQNLPVRFAAPKEGYRGWHGVMCLSSAVNGRNKDAAYDYMNWWLSGWPGAFIARQGYYISNPQRSAAHLSQAEWDYWYKGLPAQEPLAGTDGRISVQKGSQRTGGSYEDRFSHVAVWNTVMPTYEYSLQKWYEFITS
- a CDS encoding ATP-binding protein; amino-acid sequence: MLASIRTQLVLVLIALVTLLLLQSYIARENQAALIKGMTATSTAVVDVGLVKELERDVLDLQRNVLIFKENASQSAVTRFERLMTTINEKLDTLSQSQVSLNAENNNFVLTRMREHLSAYQENFKQVVDARRQRDDLLVDGTLADIVVIERVLEEAESSAAFPTQLIEAIKRQIGVAENAALQYMIKPDMLLMTQFNSAIAAVRAMAIPQGDTESKLIYRLEKAEEDFFTLTQITQGNLFLVNVVMAGSANEFLYLSGELANQVTSHTNSIAQETFSVAETTQRNGELFSLIAVLLALAGAVFTVHRILGPIRSITQVFNRLSEGDKVSSIPGITRKDEIGNLAKAASVFSGKNKQTKRLLEEAQELNTRLETLNKALIESKQKAEQATASKSMFLANMSHEIRTPMNGIIGLIELAQQHQISEKVRGYLDKAAYSSQILMSVINDILDFSKIEAGKLKIEEVNFSLHSLFDNLIAVIALRAKEKNLSVRLDVAPDLPPHVIGDPLRIAQILMNIGNNAVKFTEQGSITIKFDGKVDSANEKLNLIMEIQDSGIGMTNAQLGRIFNPFTQADGSTNRKFGGTGLGLAIVKQLTDLMGGKLSAASQEGKGSQFMVSIPLRVYPNQGGILAATPQLPKNSLYLTGAPLLADTYLQTLSLSPTQRLSIEKAKQGEALSPYMLVDIPNFAVFRENIGWLKELQENGKRIGLISDTIGTALHNKYSHLWKGPLLTHPFTPQQFEQFIHFVLSDNNTHEHKRAQDDNIDTKLEGHLLLVEDNNINQIVTGEILTGLGVTFDIAEDGKQAVQKVGNAPHYDVVLMDVQMPVMDGFEATKALREKGFTTLPIIGLSANAMKEDRKSAIDIGMDDYLTKPIKRKALIDMLKRYL
- a CDS encoding valine--tRNA ligase; translated protein: MDKTFEPQSIEQQCYKSWEEAGLFKASGSGDPYCILLPPPNVTGSLHMGHGFQQTIMDALTRYHRMKGDNTLWQVGTDHAGIATQMVVERQLNAEGKTRHDLGREDFIKKVWEWKEHSGGTITGQMRRLGTSPDWSREVFTMDEDLSKAVTEVFVKLHEEGLIYRGKRLVNWDPVLHTAVSDLEVLNEEEDGHMWHMRYPLADGSGELVVATTRPETMLGDTAVAVHPDDERYQGFIGKEIKLPITGRLIPVIADDYVDQEFGTGCVKITPAHDFNDYDMGKRHNLPMINILTDDAKINDDAPEAYRGLDRFDARKQIVADLDAQGSLVKIEPHKLKVPRGDRTGAVIEPYLTDQWYVAVESLAKPAIEAVESGEIRFVPENWNKTYYQWMHNIQDWCISRQLWWGHRIPAWYDENGKVFVGRTEEEVREKHGLGSDVTLSQDDDVLDTWFSSALWPFATMGWPEETPDLETFVPSSVLVTGFDIIFFWVARMIMMTKKFTGKIPFKDIYITGLIRDENGDKMSKSKGNVLDPIDLIDGIDIESLVTKRTAGMMQPQLAEKIAKRTRKQFPDGIQAYGTDALRFTFAAMASTSRDINFDMARVEGYRNFCNKIWNASRFVLMNTEEHDTGRDGGEMVLSMADRWIWAKFQQTLVEFEKALEDYRFDIAAQTVYEFTWNQFCDWYLELTKPVLSNDASTDAEKRGTRHTLINVLESLLRMLHPLMPFITDTIWQRVVPLSALKVEEGASIMVQAFPEVDAAKQDDKVLADIEWVKKFIVGIRNIRGEMDISPNKPLNALLKNVSDEDARRLDAAKAFLDKLSKLETVTILKDGEEAPASATALVGEMEILIPMAGLIDKDAELARITKAMEKIEKDVSRTRGKLGNEKFVSNAPEAVIEKERGKLEEGEKALAKLKEQFETIKAL